GGCGTTGTCGTCGGTTTCGACCTTGTTGCAGGCACGCCAGGTGAGTGCGCGTGCGCTCTCGAAGTCCATCAGCATATCCGCAAGCCCGTGCTGGACGGCTTGGAACTCGTTTATTGTGCGGCCGAACTGCTCGCGGTCGTGGGTGAACGACCAGGCTTCTTCGATGGCGGCCGCAGCCATGCCGAGACCGTGTCCGGCGACGGCGATACGGCCGTGGTTGAAGAAGTCCGCGAGCATCCAGAAGCCTGCGCCTTCGGCACCGATCAGGTTCTCCTCGGGAATCCGGCAGTCGTCGAACTCGATGTGGGCCTGTTTCGAGGCGCGCATGGCCATCTTCTCCGGGATGTGTTCGGCATCGTAGCCCTCAGTATCGGTCGGGACGATGAACATCGAGTGATTGCCATAGCGGTTGTCCTCGTCGTCGCCCGTTCGGGCGTAGAGGGTGATCCAGTCGGCCTCGACACCGTTGCCGATCCAGTACTTTTCGCCGTTGATGACCCACTCGTCGCCGTCCTTCTCTGCGCGGGTCTGGACGCCCGCGAGGTCGCTGCCGGTCTCGGGTTCGGAGACGGCCAGTCCGGACAGTTGCTCGCCCTCTGCGACGGGCCGGATGTACTCCTCGCACTGCTCGTCGGTTCCGTACTCGTAGGTAATCTCACAGCCGAAACTCGCAAGTTGAAGCGTGAGGGCAATGCCTGCGTCCGCACGATAGAACTCCTCGGTCAGCGCGAGCAACTGCGGCAGGTCAAAGCCACGGCCACCCCATTCTTCGGGAATATCCTGTGCGACCAGTCCCGCGTCCTGGCCCGCCTC
The Natronolimnobius baerhuensis DNA segment above includes these coding regions:
- a CDS encoding acyl-CoA dehydrogenase family protein, with the translated sequence MDVLDDSIVPEHAHDVKQEAREFADEYIAPNAQEYFDAGEYPHDILEAGQDAGLVAQDIPEEWGGRGFDLPQLLALTEEFYRADAGIALTLQLASFGCEITYEYGTDEQCEEYIRPVAEGEQLSGLAVSEPETGSDLAGVQTRAEKDGDEWVINGEKYWIGNGVEADWITLYARTGDDEDNRYGNHSMFIVPTDTEGYDAEHIPEKMAMRASKQAHIEFDDCRIPEENLIGAEGAGFWMLADFFNHGRIAVAGHGLGMAAAAIEEAWSFTHDREQFGRTINEFQAVQHGLADMLMDFESARALTWRACNKVETDDNAGYWAALAKTSATEAAVDIAEQGMQFHGGRSVLNERRIARVYRDARIPVIYEGANEIQRNLIYRQAP